The Flammeovirga agarivorans genome has a window encoding:
- the nrfH gene encoding cytochrome c nitrite reductase small subunit: MMFKKLIPPKQWQPVVFALMGAIVGLTVYIAYNARVTSYLSDDPETCVNCHVMTPQFESWKHSSHREVATCNDCHVPHDNFVSKYAFKAKDGLYHASMYTLHMEPQVIKMHQPGRETVQANCVRCHGDQVMDPKDESLVTSYVHNRTDRACWECHREIPHGRVKSLSSVGYQIQTLPVQGEKKDVIPSWLEAALKNKN; the protein is encoded by the coding sequence ATGATGTTCAAAAAACTCATACCTCCAAAACAGTGGCAACCCGTTGTTTTTGCGTTAATGGGAGCGATCGTCGGGCTTACGGTTTACATTGCATATAATGCTAGAGTCACTTCGTATTTGTCAGATGATCCAGAAACCTGCGTTAACTGCCACGTTATGACTCCTCAATTTGAGAGCTGGAAACACAGTTCACACAGGGAAGTAGCTACTTGTAATGATTGCCATGTACCCCACGACAACTTTGTATCAAAGTATGCCTTTAAAGCAAAAGATGGACTATACCACGCATCCATGTATACATTACACATGGAACCACAGGTAATTAAGATGCATCAGCCAGGACGAGAAACTGTTCAGGCTAACTGTGTTCGTTGCCATGGTGATCAAGTAATGGATCCTAAGGATGAATCTTTGGTCACTTCTTATGTACACAATCGTACTGATCGTGCATGTTGGGAGTGTCATAGAGAAATCCCTCACGGAAGAGTTAAATCTTTATCTTCTGTAGGATACCAAATTCAAACTTTACCTGTACAAGGTGAGAAAAAAGATGTTATACCTTCTTGGCTCGAAGCAGCCCTTAAAAATAAGAATTAA